CTCAAACCCGACGCTCGACATCGTCGACATCAAGGCGGTCACTGAGCTGGCTCATGCCGCCGGCGCCCGCGTCGTGCTCGACAACGCCTTCGCCACGCCGATCCTGCAGCGGCCGATCGAGCACGGCGTCGATATCGTCGTGCACTCCGCCACCAAGTACATCGACGGCCAGGGCCGCACCCTGGGCGGCGCCATCCTGGGGCCGAAGAAGTACATCCTCGACGAGCTGCAGCCGATCACCCGCAACACCGGGCCCAGCATGAGCCCGTTCAACGCCTGGGTGATGGTCAAGGGCCTGGAGACCCTGCCGCTGCGCGTCGAAAAACACTGCGCCAATGCCCAGCGCGTCGCCGACGAGCTGGCGGCGCATCCCGCCGTGGCGCGCGTGATCTATCCCGGCCGCAAGGACCATCCGCAGCACAAGCTGGCGATGAAGCAGCTCTCGGCGCCCGGCGGCATCGTCGCCTTCGACCTGAAAGCGGGCAAATGGGCGGCGTTCGAGACGCTCAACCGCCTGCGCCTGGTCGACATCTCCAACAATCTCGGCGACGCCAAGAGCCTGATCACCCATCCGGCGACGACGACGCACAAGCGCATCGGCGGGGTCGAGCGCGCCAAGCTCGGCATCGGCGACGGCCTGCTGCGCATCTCGGTCGGCCTCGAGGATGTCGAGGACATCATCGAGGATCTGACGCAGGCGCTGGCCGGCTGATGTCGCTGTCGGCGGCGCTGTGGGCGGCGAACGCCGACGGCGCCGCGCGCATCCTCGCGCATCCGTTCGTCCGCGGCCTGGGTGACGGCAGGCTGCCGCGCGCCAGCTTCGAGCGCTACGTCGCGCAGGATGCCTATTTCCTCGAGGCCTTCGCGCGCGCCTACGCCTTCTGCCTCGCGCACTCGACGGCGCGCGACGACCTCTACGGCTTCGCCGAGCTGATCGGCGGCGTGATCGACGAGCTGAAGCTGCACAAGGGCTACGCCGCGCGCTGGAACGTCGATCTCGTCGGCGTGATGCCGGCGCCGGCGACGCGTGCCTACACCGATTTTCTGCTCGACACCGCGACGCGTGGCGTCCTGGGCGAGACCATCGCCGCGATGACGCCGTGCATGCGGCTCTACGCCTGGCTTGGCCAGAGCCTCGCCAAGGCAGATGTCGCGCCGCTCTATGCCGAATGGGTTCGGACCTATGCCGATCCCGGCTTCGAGTCGCTGGCGGTGCGGCTGGAGGAATTGCTTGATCGGCATGCCGCCGACACGCCCGACGTGCACGACAACTACGCCCGCGCGATGGCATTGGAGTATGGCTTCTTCGACGCCAACGCCTAATCGGCGATCGCTTCGACCTCGGCGCGCACCAGCGTCTCGATCTCTGGCGCGGGAATGCGCGCCAACTCGCCAAGGCTGCGTCCGCGCGCTACGCGCTCGGCGATGGCGAGGCCCAGCGCGTAGCCGCTGCGGGCGGGGATGTCGCCGCGATAGCCGTAGGAAAGATAGCGGGCGCGGGTCTGGCCGTCGGTGGCGCCGAGAACCGGCGGCAACGCGCGCGCGATCCTGCGCAAAAGCTCAGGCGTGATCGCCGCGAGATCACTGTCGCCCAGCAGCATGCGCCGACGCGTGATGCCGGGGTTCAGTACGCCGCAGGCATGGACCGCGAGGCCTTCCTTCCAGATTCCGAGCCACAGCGTATCGCCGCCGGGCAGGATCAGGCTGGGATTCACCTGATGGTGATAGAGATGAAAGCATTCGTGATCGAGCAGGATGCCGAGATCCGCGCTGCGGCCGTGAATATGAACGACGCCATCGAGCCCGACGAACAGGGCGAGCCGGTCGCGCCACAGCCGCACGCGCGCATCAAAGCTCAGGAACGACAGCATGATCGTCATCGGCGCATCGTTCGTCGCGTCGGGCAGGTGACGCCGGAAGCGCTCGACCTGCTCGCGCCAGACCTGCGGGAACGCCAGCGACAGGCGACGCACCTCGTCGGCGATGGGATCGAAAATCTCCAACCAGCGCACGAGGTCGATGCGGCCAATGCCGGCACTTTGCTGAACGGCGAGGTGCGGCTGGAAATACCCGGCAATCACCGCCCGTGCCCGCGCCTCGATCGACTCGCCGCGGCCGGCGTCGTAGACCGGCCAGAAGCTCGGCAGCAGATCGGTCGCGCCGGATTGCTGACCGAGAGCTGGCCGCGTCACCGTCGCGGCCAGCGCGCCGGCGAGGAGGGTGCGACGGGCGAGCATCACGCTTGCGCCAGCTTGCGCTCAACGATTTGCCATCCCGCCGCGGCGCGAATGCGGATGCGGTCGACCATGTTCTCCTCGCGGTTGCGCGCGTCGTAGACGCCGTCGAGCATGCGCTTGTAGACACCCTGGCCGATCGCCGCGACGCGGAAAAGGTTGTAGGCCATGTAGAAGTCCCAGTTGGGCAGGCTCTCCATGCCCATGCGCCGCGCATAGGTGCGCACGAACTGCGCTTCGGTCGGAATGCCCGTGCCGGCGAGGTCGAGGCCGGCTAGCCCGCGGCCCTTGGGATCCGGTGGCGTGTAGTAGCTCAGGCACTGATAGGCGAAGTCGGCGAGCGGATCGCCGAGCGTCGCGAGTTCCCAGTCGAGCAGCGCCAGCAGCTTCGGCTCGCGCTCGTGGAAGATCGCGTTGTCGAGCCGGTAGTCGCCGTGAACAAGCGTGGTGCGCGCCATCGGCGGCACATTGCGTGGCAGCCACTCGATCAGCTTTTCCATCTCCTCGATGTCGTCGGTCTGCGAGGCGCGATACTGCTTGCTCCAGCGATCGATCTGGCGCGCCATGTAGTTGCCGGGCCGCGCGAAGTCGGCAAGCCCTGCCGCCTCGGGATCGACCCTGTGCAGCGCCGCCATGGCGCGGTTCATGTCGTCCCAGATCGCGGCGCGCTCGGCCGGGCTCATGCCGGGCAGCGACTGGTTCCACAGCACGCGGCCGTCGACGAAGCCCATGACGTAGAAGGCGCTGCCGATCACGTCGTCGTCCTGGCACAGCGCCAGGGCCGGTGGCACCGGCACGTCGGTCCGGTTGAGTGCCGAGATCACGCGATACTCGCGGTCGACCTGGTGCGCCGAAGGCAGCAGCTTGCCGTAGGGCTTGCGCCTGAGGGCGTAGCGCGCGCCGCCGGCGCCGACGAGATAGGTCGGGTTCGACGTGCCACCATTCATGCGCTCGACCTGTTCGATCGGCCCGCGGAAGCCTTCGATGGTCCCGCGCATGAAGCGCTCGAGGCGCGCGAGGTCGCGACCGTCCGCCGTGAGTCCCGATGTGACGCCGAGATTGCCGGTGCTGCTCATGCCCGGGAGTGTAGTCCCCGGATGCCGGGCCTCGCTACACGGCGTCGAGCAGCGCCATCGAGGTGCGAAGCGTGTCGTGCAGCGCGCTGGTCGCCTTGGCGCCCAGCGCCTCGCGCACCTCCATCTCGGCGGCGCGCCACGTCGGATAGGCGCGGCGCACCATCGCCTTGCCGTCGGCGGTCAGCGCCAGCGCGCGCGTGCGGCGGTCGGGGCCGGGCGACAGCGCGATCAGGCCCGACGCGATCAGCGGCTTGATGTTGCGCGTCAGCGTCGTGCGGTCCATCGCCATGACCTCGGCATAGGCGCCGATTGGCATTGGCGGCTTGCCGGCGAGGTTGGCGAGCAGGCCCCACTGCGTCACTGTCAGCCCGACCTCGGCCAGGCGGCGATCGTAGATCGCCGTCACCTTGCGCGCCGCGCGGCGGATCTGGAAACAGGTGCAGCCGCCTTCCGGGATCGGCAGGGGTTTGTCGTTCCGCATGGCGGCAGGATAGCCGCGACCGGCGTGCCGGGGAACACTAAAGTGCATATGCACGTATTAGTGGGAGTCATGTGATGTCTTTGTCTGCGGATCGGACTTTCGGCGTCGTCGACGCGGCCGCGCTCGCCGGCATGGCCGGCGTCGATTTCCTGCGTGGCTGGATCGCGGGTCGCTATCCGGCGCCGCCGATCGGCAGATTCATGAACGGCGGCCTGGTCGAGGCCGAGGTGGGCCGTGTCGTCTTCGAAGGTACGCCGACGCCCGATCACTACAATCCGATCGGCAGCATCCACGGCGGCTATGCCGCGACCCTGCTCGATTCCTGCATGGGCTGCGCCGTGCACAGCGTGCTCAAGGCCGGGCAGGCCTACACCACGCTGGAGATCAAGGTGAACTACGCGCGCGGCATGACGCACAGGACCGGGCTGGTGCGCGCCGAGGGCAAGGTGATCAATGCGGGCAGCCGCATCGGCCTGGCCGAGGGCCGTCTGACCGATGCGCAGGGCCGGCTGCTCGCCTGGGGCAGCACCACCTGCATGATCTTCGCGACTTGACCGGATCGTCGCGCGCTCCTTGATTCGTGAACGTCGCGCACCACCTATTGCGGCGTCGGCCCAAGCAGTGCCAACACCTCGTCTTGGCTTCTGTGCCCAGCGGCGTAGTATGCCCCTCAGGGCCGGCGCGACCGGCCTCTTTCGTCAGCGGTGAGACCATGTTCACGGCCGAGACCCGATCGATCGTCGTCAGCGTGCGACCCGCCTATCTCGAGGACCAGTCGGAGCCCGAGCAGGCGCGCTGGGTCTGGGCCTATACCGTGCGCATCGAGAATCGCGGCAGCGACAAGGTGCAGCTGCTCAGCCGGCACTGGAAGATTACCAATGCGCGCGGCCGCATGGAGGAGGTCAAGGGACCCGGCGTGGTCGGCAAGACGCCGGTGCTGCAGCCCGGCCAGGTCTTCGAGTACACCAGTGGCTGCCCGCTCGACACCTCGTCGGGGTTCATGACCGGCACCTATCAGATGGTGACCGAGAGCGGCGAGAAGTTCGACATCCGCATTCCCATGTTCTCGCTCGACAGCCCGCAGGGCGCCCGGTCGATCAACTAGGTGGTGGTCGCATGAACAAGGTCATCAAGCCCGGAGTCTTCGCCGCCGAAGCCGCCCGCTCCGTCGGCAAGCCGTCCCGCGCCGAAGCCGAGGAGGCGGTGCGCACGCTGATCCGCTGGGCCGGCGACGATCCCGAGCGCGAGGGCCTGGTCGGCACGCCCGATCGCGTTGTACGCTCCTACGAGGAGTTCTTCGGCGGCTACGAGGGCGATCCGCGCGAGATGCTGGCGCGCACCTTCGAGGAGACCGACGGCTACGACGAGATGGTGATCCTGCGCGACATCCGCCTCGAATCGTATTGCGAGCACCACATGGTGCCGATCATCGGCAAGGCGCATGTCGGCTATCTGCCGCGTCACCGCGTGGTCGGCATCAGCAAGCTGGCGCGCGTCGTCGAGGCCTATGCCAAGCGGCTGCAGATCCAGGAGAAGATGACGGCGCAGATCGCCAACTGCATCCAGGAGGTGCTCGACCCGCGCGGCGTCGGCGTCGTGATCGAGGCGGCGCACCAGTGCATGACGACGCGCGGCGTGCACAAGCCGGGCGTCACCATGCTCACCAGCCGCATGCTCGGCACCTTCCGCGAGAACGAGACGACGCGGAAGGAATTCCTGGCGATGATCGGCAAGACGGCGGGCGGCTACGGCTGACGTCGCTCTGCCGACGGGCTAGAGTGCGTAGGCGGGCGCGGCGGAGATCGCGCCCGATTGCTTTCAAGGGGTGCGGACAATGGCAGGCGAGACGGTCACTTCACTGGAGATGCTGCGACGATTGATCGCCTTCGACACGACCTCCCGCAATTCGAACCTCGAGCTGATCCATTACGTCCGCGATTACCTGAAATCGCACGGCGTCGACTCCACGCTGGTGCACAGCGACGACGGCACCAAGGCCAATCTCTACGCCAGCATCGGCCCCAGGGTGCCGGGTGGCGTCGTGCTGTCGGGCCACACCGACGTCGTACCGGTCGACGGCCAGCCCTGGGACACCGATCCCTGGATCGTCACCGAGCGCGACGGCAAGCTCTACGCCCGCGGCACGTCGGACATGAAGGCGTTCTCGGCCATCGGCCTGTCGATGGTGCCGCAGTTCAAGCGCGCCAACCTCAAGGTGCCGATCCATTTCGCGCTGAGCTACGACGAGGAAGTCGGCTGCATCGGCGCGCACGCGCTGGCCGAGCGGCTGATGGGCGACGTGCCGCGGCCACGCCTGGTCGTGGTCGGCGAGCCTACGATGATGACGGCGGTGCATGCGCACAAGGGCACGCGGCGCTATCACACGCATTTCCGCGGCGTCGAGGCCCATTCGTCGATGACGCATCTGGGCGTCAGCGCCAACCATTTCGCCTGCGAATTCGTGGTCTTCTTGCTGCGCCTGCAGGAGGAGCTCGAGTCGCGCGCCGCCGCCGACAGCGAGTTCATGCCGCCCTACGGCACCATCACCGTCGGCACGATCCACGGCGGCACGGCCGCCAACATCCTGGCGCGCGACTGCGTCGTGCACTGGGAGTATCGCGCGCTGCCCGGCGCCGACGACCAGGAGGTCATCACCCGCGCCCAGGCCTACGTGGCGGAGAAGCTGTTGCCGGCGATGCGGCGCAAGCATCCCGACGCGTCGATCGAGTTCGACATCGGGCCGGGCACGCCGCCTTTCCCGCCCGAAGGCAACGACGAGGCGGTGAAGCTGGTGCAGAGCTGGTCGGGCAGCAACGTGGTGACCTCGGTGTCCTACGGCACCGAGGCCGGCATCTTCAAGAACGCCGGCGGCGTGCCCACCGTGGTGTGCGGCCCGGGCGACATCGCCCAGGCACATCAGCCCAACGAGTTCATCCTGGTCTCGCAGATCAGGGCCTGCGAGGCCTTCATGAACCGCATGGTGGAGTGGGCCTCGGGCGGACGGTAAGAATTGTCTGTCATCCCGAGCGCAGCGAGGGATCCAGGACTGCCCTGGATCCCTCGCTGCGCTCGGGATGACAATGTTGCGTCGCGTCAGCCGCCCGCGAGATGGTGCTGCAGCTGGCTGCGCATCGTGCGCTCGAATGTCGCCACGAACTGCTCCATCGCCGCGATCAGCATGTTGTGCCAGGACACTTGGCGGTCAGCCTCCCTGACGCCTTCCAGGAGGCTGAGGCTCGTCGTCGCCTCGGCCGCCGCCACGCCCAACGACTGGCCGGTTTCGTGCTGCATCTCCAGATCGGCGCCGAGCCTCAGCGTGTAGCGCTCCGCCGCCTGCTTGCGGAACAGGTCACCGAGGCCCTTCTCGACGCGCAGCCGCTCGCCCACGAGGCTCGCCTCGCGGATGGTAAAGACGGCGGTGCGCGGGTTCCCGGGCAAAGCCGCCAGCAGGTGTCTCGAGGCCCAGTCCGCCATGGTGTCGCTCGCCGATACGATCATGCTGCCCTCATGCCGCGGCGGCTGGATCGCCGGCACGAAGGCCCGCGTCACGATCAGCCGCCCCGCCGCCAGCCGCATCGGCCTGCTGCCGAAATCCGGCACGGCGAAATCGACGGCGGGGCGCGTCGGCTGGGCGCCCGATCGGCCTGCGAGAAGCAACGCTGCGGCCAGCGGCAGCAGCGCGCGGCGGGGTATCGAGGCGCTCATGGCGCCAATTCAGGCGCGCGCAATCAGGCGGGATTGCGGCGCCGCAGGCGCTACAGGCCGTATGCCTCGCCGACGCGATAGGCGAAGTATCCATAGCTGTCGGCGTTGTTGAGAGCCTGATCCTTGGTCAGACCCGGCGCCCACCAGTCGCTGTCGTCTTCCTCGCGGTAGCCGGAGTCGCCGTGATCGAACGTATTTGCGTACTTGTGGGTCGCTTCGTGAATGAAGGTGATCGCGAGCAGCTCGGCGCTGCCCAGGAGCTTCTTCTTGCTGATGTGAATCGTGCCCTTCTCGCGAATCATGTCGCCGTCGGAATCGACGCCGATCGACTCGGAAGGATCGTCGGTGATCGAATGACGGACATAGCCGAGAGTGCCCGAACCGGCCCCCAGCTTGAGCGTGACGTCGCGGCCGATGCCCTGATAGGTGAGCTGCAGAATGCTGGAGATCTTCGCCCATTCGCCGGTCGACGGCTCGGGGCCCGTCAGGAAGTAGGTCGCCGCGAAGCGTTTCGCGTCCTTGTCGGCATAGCCACCGCAGCGCGTGATGGCGAGGGACAGCATCGCCTTCGAGCGAGCCACCGCCTTGGTGATCTTGGTGGCATCCGCGTTGGCCAGCCAGATGCCCTTGTGCTTGAGCTGGAGATTGAACCCCAGCGTCTTGACCTTCTTGGTGAAGAGAAATCGACTGCCCATCGTCCGGCTTCCCCATGAACCGTTCAGTGATGATCAAGGCTGAGCTTTTGCCGGCAGTTCGTCAAGTTCCTGATCACTGTAGTCGTAGGTGGCGCCGCAGAACTCGCAGCGCACCGCCACCAGGCCGCGGGCATCGCGCATGCCGTCGAGCTCCTCGCGCGGGATGGAACGCAGCACGCTGTCGATGCGCGCGCGCGAGCAGCGGCAGCGATCGGCCACGTCGCGCCGGTCGAAGACGCGCGGCGCGTGCTCGTGGAATAGCCGCCACAGCAGCTGGTCGGCCGGCAGCGCCGGATCGATCATCTCGGAGTCGCGCGCGCTGCCCATCAGGATCAGTGCCGTGCGGAAGCGCTCGTCGCGCTCCTCGGCATCGGTCTCGGCAACCAGCTCCTGCGAGGGCAGGGCCTGTAGGATCAGCGCGCCGGCGCGCCAGCTTCCCGACTCGTCGCGCCCGGTGGTCAGCTTGACGCCCGTGGCGAGTTGCTCCGACTGGCGGAAATAATGATGCGCGCAGTCTGACAGGCTGCTGCCTTCGAGCGCCACGACGCCCTGGTAGCGCTCAGTGTCGGCGCCCTGGTCGACGGTGAAGGCCATATGGCCGTGGCCGAGCAGGCGCGGTACGGCGTTGGCTGATTCGACCGGCATGGCCGCGACCTTCGCGGCGTCGAACTGGGCATAGCCGCGCAGCGCGCCTTCGGAGGTGAGGTCGACGACCAGCAGACGCACCGGCCCGTCGCCGCGCATCTGCAGGGTGAAGATGCCCTCGTACTTCAGCGACGAGGCGAGCGCGACGCACAGCGCCAGCGATTCGCCGAGCAGGGCGGCGACCGGCGGCGGGTAGTCGTGGCGATGCAGGATGGCGTCGACCGCCGGACCAAGCCGCACGATGCGGCCGCGTGCGCCGAGGTCGGGCAGCGCGAACGGCAGCGCGAGATCGTCGGCCCCGGGAACGGCATCGGGCGCGCCCGCGATCGGCGCGCCCGTGCCTTCACCGCCCATCAGACGTGCCCGAGGCACCAGGCCATGATCGCCTTCTGCGCGTGCAGTCGGTTCTCGGCCTCGTCCCACACCACGGATTGCGGTCCGTCGATCACCTCGGCGGTGACCTCCTCGCCGCGATGCGCCGGCAGGCAGTGCATGAAGACCGCGTCGCCCTTGGCGAGCTTCAGCAGGCGCTGGTCGACCTGATAGGCCCTGAGCAGGTTGTGTCGTCGGCCGGCCGAGGCGGCGTCCTCGTCGCCCATCGACACCCAGGTGTCGGTGACGACGCAGTCGGCGTCCTTCACCGCGGCCTCGGGGTCGTGCGTCACGACGATGCGCGCGCCCTTCTTCTTCGCCCAGTCGAGCACGTCCTGCGGCGGCTTGAGCTCGGCCGGGCAGGCGATGCGCAGCTCGAAGTCGAACTGCGCGGCGGCGTGAATCCAGCTCGTCGCCATGTTGTTGCCGTCGCCCGACCAGGCGACGACCTTGCCCTTGATCGGTCCGCGATGCTCCTCGTAGGTCATCACGTCGGCCATGAGCTGGCAGGGATGCGTCTTGTCGGTGAGCCCGTTGATCACCGGTACGCTGGCGTACGATGCCATGTCGAGCAGCTTCTGCTCGGTGGTGGTGCGGATCATGATCATGTCGACATAACGCGACAGCACGCGCGCGGTGTCGGCGATGGTCTCGCCGCGGCCGAGCTGGGTGTCGGTGGTGCCGAGCATGATGGTCTCGCCGCCGAGGTCGCGCATGCCGACCTCGAACGACACGCGGGTGCGCGTCGACGGCTTCTCGAACAGCATCGCCAGGGTCTTGCCGGTGAGCGGCTTGCCGTGCCCCCCGTTGGCGCGGGCGCGCTTGTATTCCGCGCCCTTGCCGAGGAT
The window above is part of the Alphaproteobacteria bacterium genome. Proteins encoded here:
- the metZ gene encoding O-succinylhomoserine sulfhydrylase, whose translation is MDGDQRARIDAARKESQKTWRAATRAVRGGLKRSNFEETSEALFLTSGYVYPNAEEAEAAFAGTIDRLQYSRFGNPTVTMFEDRLAALEGAEACRATATGMSAVFYALLSLLRAGDRIVAARQLFGSCHYIVTELLPRFGIEHELVDGRDLDAWKKALSKPAKAVLFETPSNPTLDIVDIKAVTELAHAAGARVVLDNAFATPILQRPIEHGVDIVVHSATKYIDGQGRTLGGAILGPKKYILDELQPITRNTGPSMSPFNAWVMVKGLETLPLRVEKHCANAQRVADELAAHPAVARVIYPGRKDHPQHKLAMKQLSAPGGIVAFDLKAGKWAAFETLNRLRLVDISNNLGDAKSLITHPATTTHKRIGGVERAKLGIGDGLLRISVGLEDVEDIIEDLTQALAG
- a CDS encoding TenA family protein; the protein is MSLSAALWAANADGAARILAHPFVRGLGDGRLPRASFERYVAQDAYFLEAFARAYAFCLAHSTARDDLYGFAELIGGVIDELKLHKGYAARWNVDLVGVMPAPATRAYTDFLLDTATRGVLGETIAAMTPCMRLYAWLGQSLAKADVAPLYAEWVRTYADPGFESLAVRLEELLDRHAADTPDVHDNYARAMALEYGFFDANA
- a CDS encoding phosphotransferase family protein; the encoded protein is MSSTGNLGVTSGLTADGRDLARLERFMRGTIEGFRGPIEQVERMNGGTSNPTYLVGAGGARYALRRKPYGKLLPSAHQVDREYRVISALNRTDVPVPPALALCQDDDVIGSAFYVMGFVDGRVLWNQSLPGMSPAERAAIWDDMNRAMAALHRVDPEAAGLADFARPGNYMARQIDRWSKQYRASQTDDIEEMEKLIEWLPRNVPPMARTTLVHGDYRLDNAIFHEREPKLLALLDWELATLGDPLADFAYQCLSYYTPPDPKGRGLAGLDLAGTGIPTEAQFVRTYARRMGMESLPNWDFYMAYNLFRVAAIGQGVYKRMLDGVYDARNREENMVDRIRIRAAAGWQIVERKLAQA
- a CDS encoding winged helix-turn-helix transcriptional regulator, giving the protein MRNDKPLPIPEGGCTCFQIRRAARKVTAIYDRRLAEVGLTVTQWGLLANLAGKPPMPIGAYAEVMAMDRTTLTRNIKPLIASGLIALSPGPDRRTRALALTADGKAMVRRAYPTWRAAEMEVREALGAKATSALHDTLRTSMALLDAV
- a CDS encoding PaaI family thioesterase, producing the protein MSLSADRTFGVVDAAALAGMAGVDFLRGWIAGRYPAPPIGRFMNGGLVEAEVGRVVFEGTPTPDHYNPIGSIHGGYAATLLDSCMGCAVHSVLKAGQAYTTLEIKVNYARGMTHRTGLVRAEGKVINAGSRIGLAEGRLTDAQGRLLAWGSTTCMIFAT
- the apaG gene encoding Co2+/Mg2+ efflux protein ApaG translates to MFTAETRSIVVSVRPAYLEDQSEPEQARWVWAYTVRIENRGSDKVQLLSRHWKITNARGRMEEVKGPGVVGKTPVLQPGQVFEYTSGCPLDTSSGFMTGTYQMVTESGEKFDIRIPMFSLDSPQGARSIN
- the folE gene encoding GTP cyclohydrolase I FolE yields the protein MNKVIKPGVFAAEAARSVGKPSRAEAEEAVRTLIRWAGDDPEREGLVGTPDRVVRSYEEFFGGYEGDPREMLARTFEETDGYDEMVILRDIRLESYCEHHMVPIIGKAHVGYLPRHRVVGISKLARVVEAYAKRLQIQEKMTAQIANCIQEVLDPRGVGVVIEAAHQCMTTRGVHKPGVTMLTSRMLGTFRENETTRKEFLAMIGKTAGGYG
- the argE gene encoding acetylornithine deacetylase, which gives rise to MAGETVTSLEMLRRLIAFDTTSRNSNLELIHYVRDYLKSHGVDSTLVHSDDGTKANLYASIGPRVPGGVVLSGHTDVVPVDGQPWDTDPWIVTERDGKLYARGTSDMKAFSAIGLSMVPQFKRANLKVPIHFALSYDEEVGCIGAHALAERLMGDVPRPRLVVVGEPTMMTAVHAHKGTRRYHTHFRGVEAHSSMTHLGVSANHFACEFVVFLLRLQEELESRAAADSEFMPPYGTITVGTIHGGTAANILARDCVVHWEYRALPGADDQEVITRAQAYVAEKLLPAMRRKHPDASIEFDIGPGTPPFPPEGNDEAVKLVQSWSGSNVVTSVSYGTEAGIFKNAGGVPTVVCGPGDIAQAHQPNEFILVSQIRACEAFMNRMVEWASGGR
- a CDS encoding Hsp33 family molecular chaperone HslO, yielding MGGEGTGAPIAGAPDAVPGADDLALPFALPDLGARGRIVRLGPAVDAILHRHDYPPPVAALLGESLALCVALASSLKYEGIFTLQMRGDGPVRLLVVDLTSEGALRGYAQFDAAKVAAMPVESANAVPRLLGHGHMAFTVDQGADTERYQGVVALEGSSLSDCAHHYFRQSEQLATGVKLTTGRDESGSWRAGALILQALPSQELVAETDAEERDERFRTALILMGSARDSEMIDPALPADQLLWRLFHEHAPRVFDRRDVADRCRCSRARIDSVLRSIPREELDGMRDARGLVAVRCEFCGATYDYSDQELDELPAKAQP
- the argF gene encoding ornithine carbamoyltransferase translates to MPELKHFLDLDQVEPKLLRRILGKGAEYKRARANGGHGKPLTGKTLAMLFEKPSTRTRVSFEVGMRDLGGETIMLGTTDTQLGRGETIADTARVLSRYVDMIMIRTTTEQKLLDMASYASVPVINGLTDKTHPCQLMADVMTYEEHRGPIKGKVVAWSGDGNNMATSWIHAAAQFDFELRIACPAELKPPQDVLDWAKKKGARIVVTHDPEAAVKDADCVVTDTWVSMGDEDAASAGRRHNLLRAYQVDQRLLKLAKGDAVFMHCLPAHRGEEVTAEVIDGPQSVVWDEAENRLHAQKAIMAWCLGHV